One Haloarcula sp. CBA1127 genomic window carries:
- a CDS encoding glycosyltransferase, which yields MTAERKTLWYFIGALVVGGAERTLIDLANEVNGEEYDVTIWTIFSTNPLETELSPEVTVRSLTDAGRVSNGAIEGVESPLVYLLAPLKFCIVACREQPDIIQSFLFYDNVIARIAGVFCSATIITGVREVPNDEPLVRRVIDRVTISLSDAIVSNSTAGRDYAVERGAEEENVAVVYNGRNIEQYRTTDSAELRSELDIPTGATVVGTVGRLVERKGHFDLLDAWPTIVSEIPDAHLVFVGDGADRERLTERVNSLGCDDSVHFLGTRQDVPALLGAMDVFAFASHYEGLPGAVIEAMAAELPIVATPVDGTSDLLENYRTGLFVDVQSPDEIAWATIRLHQHRSLAETLGTAAGQRAESEFTIKSMVDGFERLYQEIETEPEETAYAQPLTE from the coding sequence ATGACAGCGGAGCGTAAGACTCTCTGGTACTTTATCGGTGCACTTGTCGTCGGTGGTGCCGAGCGCACACTCATCGACCTTGCGAACGAAGTCAATGGAGAGGAGTACGACGTCACTATCTGGACAATATTCTCTACGAACCCGCTTGAAACAGAACTCTCACCGGAGGTCACCGTTCGGTCGCTTACCGACGCTGGTCGTGTTTCGAACGGGGCGATAGAGGGAGTCGAAAGCCCGCTCGTCTATCTGCTCGCCCCGCTCAAGTTCTGTATCGTCGCCTGTCGTGAGCAACCCGATATCATACAGTCGTTTCTTTTTTACGACAACGTAATTGCCAGGATCGCCGGCGTATTCTGTTCTGCAACCATTATCACTGGAGTTCGCGAGGTGCCTAACGACGAACCGCTTGTACGCCGCGTTATCGATCGGGTGACGATCTCACTCTCAGATGCGATCGTTTCGAACTCCACAGCGGGACGGGACTACGCTGTTGAACGCGGTGCAGAGGAAGAAAACGTGGCGGTGGTCTACAATGGCCGGAACATCGAACAGTACCGAACGACTGACTCGGCGGAGCTGCGATCAGAGCTAGACATCCCGACGGGGGCCACTGTAGTCGGAACCGTCGGTCGTCTCGTCGAGCGGAAAGGCCACTTCGATCTGCTCGATGCGTGGCCGACTATCGTCTCCGAGATCCCCGATGCACATCTCGTATTCGTCGGTGATGGTGCCGATCGGGAGCGGCTGACGGAACGGGTCAATTCACTTGGATGCGATGACTCGGTTCATTTCCTCGGAACACGACAGGACGTTCCAGCACTTCTCGGTGCGATGGATGTCTTCGCCTTCGCCTCTCATTACGAGGGGCTCCCAGGTGCAGTGATCGAAGCGATGGCTGCGGAGCTTCCGATTGTCGCGACACCTGTGGATGGTACTAGCGATCTGTTGGAGAATTACCGGACGGGGTTGTTCGTTGATGTACAGTCACCTGACGAAATTGCGTGGGCGACTATCCGTCTACATCAGCACCGGTCACTCGCTGAAACGCTTGGAACCGCCGCAGGACAGCGGGCGGAAAGCGAGTTTACGATTAAATCGATGGTGGACGGGTTCGAGCGATTGTATCAGGAAATCGAGACAGAGCCCGAAGAGACTGCCTACGCACAGCCGCTGACCGAGTAA
- a CDS encoding lipopolysaccharide biosynthesis protein → MLDKLKRLIKRLLPASDDVMEQTVKSGVWVGVMNVTERGLELLLLVIVASLLSPRAVGLMGIALLTLSSLKKFSELGIKSALIQAEEDNVDDELNTAWTIETARGTVIAVILFLGAPFIASLFNEPAATDLFRVIALSPFIVGLRNPAVVYFQKSLDFHKEFVYRVSGAVAYFVVTVGVALYEPTVYALAIGYIAGDAARFLVSYLADGYRPWPSFDIDVAKKRYNFGKWVTANSILYFLYSRGDDAFVGWALMASALGFYQLAYRLSNAPATEITQTISSVTFSAYSKVQNDVEKLRSGYFQTLRMTTLASFPAAMGIAAVAPAFVEAFFTPEWQPMIPVMQLLAIYGLLRSMGATMGPVWKAVGRPDYIAKLSAVRVALIAIFIYPATMTYGIEGTAALITGIYIFPMMPIDTYLIARTVEASPIRVLKEVSYPLVASLGMAAAVTYVYQTVTLNAPVLEFILLVLVGIGVYVALALALMFSFNWEVKQNLESIFDALA, encoded by the coding sequence ATGCTAGATAAACTGAAACGTTTGATAAAGCGGCTGCTCCCGGCCAGTGATGACGTGATGGAGCAAACCGTAAAGAGTGGCGTGTGGGTCGGTGTGATGAACGTCACAGAACGGGGACTAGAACTGTTGTTGCTAGTCATCGTTGCCTCACTGTTGTCCCCACGTGCAGTCGGATTGATGGGGATCGCGCTGTTGACGCTCTCTTCACTCAAGAAGTTCTCCGAGTTGGGAATCAAGTCCGCTCTGATACAGGCCGAGGAGGACAACGTCGACGACGAACTCAACACTGCTTGGACAATCGAAACAGCCAGAGGGACTGTAATTGCCGTTATTCTGTTCCTTGGAGCCCCGTTTATTGCGTCCTTGTTCAACGAACCTGCGGCGACCGATCTGTTTCGAGTCATCGCCCTCTCGCCGTTTATCGTTGGGTTACGAAACCCTGCTGTCGTCTATTTCCAGAAGAGTCTAGATTTTCACAAAGAGTTCGTGTATAGGGTTAGCGGCGCGGTAGCATACTTCGTCGTCACCGTAGGCGTAGCTCTGTATGAACCGACCGTCTATGCACTGGCAATCGGGTACATCGCCGGCGACGCCGCCCGATTCCTCGTCTCGTATCTGGCGGACGGGTACCGTCCGTGGCCTTCGTTCGATATCGATGTGGCGAAGAAGCGCTACAATTTCGGAAAGTGGGTTACGGCCAATTCAATCCTGTATTTCCTGTACAGTAGAGGAGACGACGCGTTTGTCGGCTGGGCGCTCATGGCAAGTGCATTGGGGTTTTACCAGCTCGCCTACCGGCTCTCGAACGCGCCGGCGACCGAAATCACACAGACAATCTCCAGTGTGACGTTTTCGGCGTATTCGAAAGTACAAAACGACGTCGAGAAGCTGCGGTCCGGATACTTCCAGACACTCAGGATGACCACATTGGCTTCGTTCCCGGCAGCAATGGGTATCGCGGCAGTCGCACCCGCGTTTGTCGAGGCGTTTTTTACCCCCGAATGGCAGCCGATGATACCAGTAATGCAGTTGCTAGCTATCTACGGCCTATTGCGTTCGATGGGTGCGACGATGGGACCGGTCTGGAAGGCAGTCGGGCGGCCTGACTATATCGCTAAGCTCTCCGCTGTACGTGTAGCTCTCATTGCGATATTCATCTACCCAGCCACGATGACGTATGGGATCGAGGGCACCGCAGCCCTCATTACGGGCATCTACATCTTCCCGATGATGCCGATAGACACCTATCTTATTGCCCGGACTGTCGAAGCGTCTCCGATTCGAGTCCTCAAGGAGGTCTCGTATCCACTGGTGGCGAGTCTTGGGATGGCAGCCGCAGTGACCTACGTCTATCAGACGGTGACTCTCAATGCGCCGGTATTGGAGTTTATCCTGTTGGTTCTCGTTGGTATTGGAGTCTATGTGGCCTTGGCCCTGGCTCTCATGTTTAGTTTCAATTGGGAAGTCAAGCAGAACCTCGAATCAATATTCGATGCGTTGGCGTGA
- a CDS encoding HalOD1 output domain-containing protein, whose translation MSLEWNETETVFWANQYESPSEAIVTAIAAKESVTETSLPPLYNRIDPDALDTLVAGQTNDDIQISFTYSGYTVRIRDSETIEITPT comes from the coding sequence ATGAGTCTGGAGTGGAACGAGACAGAAACTGTCTTTTGGGCAAACCAGTACGAATCACCGAGTGAAGCGATTGTGACCGCTATAGCAGCTAAAGAATCCGTAACGGAAACCAGTCTCCCACCGTTGTACAACCGAATCGACCCGGATGCCCTTGATACGCTTGTCGCAGGGCAGACCAACGACGATATTCAGATTAGTTTCACATACAGTGGGTACACCGTTCGGATTCGAGACAGCGAGACCATCGAGATCACGCCAACGTAA
- the aglF gene encoding UTP--glucose-1-phosphate uridylyltransferase AglF: MKAVVLAAGKGTRLQPLTDNLPKALVEVDEKPLLTHCLDELVSLDADEFVIVVGYRKEQIIDYYGNSYDGVPITYVHQEEPAGLAHALLQAEPEIEDGFMLMLGDNVFRGNLDTVVQRQQEQRVDCAFLVEEVPEDEASRYGVCVTNKYGEITDVVEKPDDPPSNLVMTGFYTFSPAIFKACSLVQPSERGEYELSDAIDLLMDSGRTIDAVRLNGWRIDVGYPEDRETAEQRLSEEAATLT; the protein is encoded by the coding sequence ATGAAAGCAGTAGTTCTCGCGGCCGGAAAGGGCACACGACTTCAGCCGCTGACTGATAATCTTCCGAAAGCGTTAGTGGAGGTAGATGAAAAACCACTTCTGACCCACTGTCTCGACGAACTCGTTTCACTTGATGCAGACGAGTTTGTTATCGTCGTCGGGTACCGAAAAGAGCAGATTATCGACTATTACGGAAACTCGTATGACGGCGTCCCGATAACGTACGTCCATCAGGAGGAGCCTGCTGGGCTAGCCCACGCCTTGTTACAGGCCGAACCGGAAATCGAGGACGGTTTTATGTTGATGCTGGGAGACAATGTGTTTCGAGGGAATCTCGACACAGTCGTACAACGACAACAAGAACAGCGCGTCGACTGCGCGTTTCTGGTAGAGGAGGTTCCGGAAGACGAAGCGTCCAGATATGGCGTTTGCGTGACAAATAAATATGGAGAAATAACCGATGTAGTCGAGAAGCCGGACGATCCTCCGTCAAACCTAGTCATGACCGGCTTTTACACGTTTTCGCCAGCAATATTCAAAGCATGTAGTCTGGTTCAGCCCTCTGAGCGTGGCGAGTACGAACTTAGCGATGCCATTGATTTATTGATGGACAGCGGAAGAACAATCGACGCTGTTCGTCTCAACGGGTGGCGTATCGACGTTGGGTATCCTGAAGACAGGGAGACTGCAGAACAGCGCCTTTCAGAAGAAGCGGCTACACTAACCTGA
- a CDS encoding sulfatase-like hydrolase/transferase — MEIDVENVLIYVDDAVRYNAINDDLAELGQTHKTIAASTHTPTSFGSLLTGLLPPNSNIHSFKHSVPANVRSVFDIESHDVSIAAQGGMNHSIAEMFANPPRKSIDDVEPPFIHVARRPGGHAPYDGFDWDDYEYRNETALEYLWRVSSDPETARKDYYNGVDRSFEEFKRVLQTLERRGLREDTLVIYTSDHGEVLGEYGYFGHTHLATPEVVYVPTSFIHPDLDPSGENGLLHHVDILPTVASAMSSQPDFGRVDGNTEGEGRTTGYTHLNHIRYGSLPGPAEKVVSLTGGFERTIRSLWDEHGGHTFVDGHKTTSSIVFLALLLQKPFGRQVFHNRKLRDAYCRFLPGHQAYGAPQFTESEARAEIADILSGESEETVRDIDEETTEQLENMGYL; from the coding sequence ATGGAGATCGACGTAGAGAACGTCCTCATATACGTTGACGACGCTGTCAGATATAACGCAATTAACGATGATCTCGCGGAACTCGGGCAGACCCACAAGACGATTGCAGCCTCAACACACACGCCCACGTCGTTCGGGAGTTTGTTGACCGGGCTGTTACCACCGAACAGCAACATCCACAGCTTCAAGCATTCTGTGCCCGCGAACGTCCGCTCAGTATTCGATATTGAGAGCCATGACGTTTCGATAGCTGCTCAGGGCGGCATGAACCACAGTATTGCCGAGATGTTTGCTAATCCACCACGGAAATCGATCGACGATGTTGAGCCACCATTCATCCACGTTGCGCGTCGACCCGGTGGCCACGCGCCGTACGACGGATTCGACTGGGATGACTACGAATACCGCAACGAGACCGCTCTCGAATATCTCTGGCGCGTATCGTCGGACCCAGAAACGGCGCGAAAAGACTACTACAATGGTGTAGACCGCTCGTTTGAAGAGTTCAAACGCGTCCTCCAGACGCTTGAACGCAGAGGCCTACGCGAAGATACCCTCGTCATCTATACCAGTGACCACGGTGAGGTACTCGGGGAGTACGGGTACTTCGGACACACACACCTCGCGACGCCTGAGGTCGTATACGTTCCGACGTCGTTCATTCATCCGGATCTGGACCCCTCCGGCGAGAACGGGCTCTTACACCATGTGGACATCCTACCGACGGTCGCCAGTGCGATGTCTTCGCAACCTGATTTCGGTAGGGTAGATGGGAACACAGAGGGTGAGGGTCGGACGACCGGCTATACGCACCTGAACCACATTCGATACGGCTCGTTACCGGGACCCGCCGAGAAGGTCGTCAGTCTCACTGGCGGGTTTGAGCGGACAATCAGGAGCCTCTGGGACGAACACGGTGGTCACACGTTCGTGGACGGACACAAAACGACATCATCGATTGTCTTTCTGGCGTTGCTACTGCAGAAACCCTTCGGACGACAGGTCTTCCACAACAGAAAGCTTCGAGATGCATACTGTCGGTTCCTGCCGGGACATCAGGCATATGGGGCCCCACAGTTTACTGAGAGCGAAGCGCGGGCGGAGATAGCGGATATCCTCTCCGGGGAGAGTGAGGAGACAGTACGCGACATCGACGAGGAGACGACAGAACAGCTCGAAAACATGGGTTACCTTTGA
- a CDS encoding IS6 family transposase: MPEISRLSGHRDWIDLDFVERERTPEPAMALGIQSHVAGLSLPNTVKSLEDLGVQHSRKAINDWVQKADLQPELGKSPNQIALDETVIRINDQQFWLYAADPQSNELLHVRLFATTTTTLTEISLRELRQKHNVETAVFLVDGAQHLQTALQRAGLRFRMCRHRNRNAIEWIFRELKRRTSSFSNCFSHVEPETAENWLQSFARWHNAPN; the protein is encoded by the coding sequence ATGCCAGAAATCAGCCGCCTCAGCGGACATAGAGACTGGATTGATTTGGATTTTGTAGAGCGTGAGCGGACACCCGAACCAGCGATGGCGCTAGGTATTCAATCGCACGTTGCGGGGTTGTCGCTACCGAATACCGTCAAATCACTCGAAGATCTGGGTGTCCAGCATAGTCGCAAAGCCATCAATGATTGGGTGCAGAAAGCCGATCTACAGCCCGAATTAGGGAAATCTCCGAATCAGATTGCGCTTGACGAAACAGTGATTCGCATCAACGATCAGCAATTCTGGCTGTACGCCGCCGATCCACAATCGAACGAACTGCTTCACGTCCGGCTGTTTGCGACGACTACGACCACCCTCACAGAAATTTCCCTGCGCGAACTTCGGCAAAAACACAATGTCGAAACTGCTGTCTTTCTGGTTGATGGCGCTCAACACCTCCAAACCGCACTTCAACGAGCTGGACTCCGATTTCGGATGTGTCGCCACAGAAATCGGAACGCTATCGAATGGATTTTTCGAGAACTGAAGCGTCGAACCTCGTCGTTTTCAAACTGCTTCAGCCACGTCGAACCGGAAACAGCCGAAAATTGGCTCCAGAGTTTCGCTCGCTGGCACAATGCTCCAAACTAA
- a CDS encoding glycosyltransferase family 2 protein: MVSVSVVIATLKPRDEIEAIQCLKEHAFDDFEVIVCDESPVTRARNEGIRQASTDKIVFLDDDSRPRPRYLQKADELLETEAAYAGRTIHPVDDVFARHFTTHYDWGDDPCYVDHFWGCNMGVHRDVFKAVGGWDEQMGWGHEEKELARRVRAQFDIRYDPELIVDHPYASSITEYWKKQYKLETKSPYYWSKCNVSRANQLKNIFCEALDPLNYVRITPVATVIEAGSTVAKTAGRIRGFLNHAHYEEDRGEVPNIDQPSESAKPSD; the protein is encoded by the coding sequence ATGGTATCGGTCAGCGTTGTTATCGCGACATTGAAACCACGGGACGAGATTGAAGCAATACAGTGCCTCAAAGAGCACGCGTTCGACGACTTTGAGGTTATCGTGTGTGATGAAAGTCCTGTGACTAGAGCACGGAATGAGGGGATCAGACAGGCTTCAACGGACAAAATCGTATTTCTCGATGATGATTCCCGACCTCGCCCAAGATATCTTCAAAAAGCCGATGAACTCCTCGAAACAGAGGCGGCATACGCCGGTCGAACCATCCACCCAGTCGATGATGTGTTCGCTCGCCATTTCACCACTCATTACGACTGGGGGGACGATCCTTGCTACGTCGACCACTTCTGGGGGTGTAACATGGGCGTTCACAGGGACGTGTTCAAGGCGGTCGGTGGATGGGACGAACAGATGGGGTGGGGTCACGAGGAAAAGGAACTCGCTAGGCGAGTCAGGGCCCAGTTTGATATTCGGTACGATCCCGAGCTCATCGTTGACCACCCGTACGCATCGTCTATTACTGAATACTGGAAGAAACAGTATAAGCTCGAAACAAAGAGTCCGTACTACTGGTCAAAATGTAACGTCTCGCGAGCAAATCAACTCAAGAATATTTTTTGTGAGGCACTTGACCCGCTGAATTACGTCAGAATAACGCCAGTGGCTACCGTTATAGAAGCGGGCAGTACTGTCGCAAAGACAGCTGGGCGTATTCGGGGGTTTCTCAACCACGCCCACTACGAAGAGGACAGAGGCGAAGTACCGAATATCGATCAACCCTCCGAATCCGCGAAACCGTCAGACTGA
- a CDS encoding glycosyltransferase family 2 protein — translation MPNPLVSVVLPTYKRPDRLRSAARSVADQTYPNIELIVVDDHSPQPAADTLAGESLRGIEVNCVRHEKNRGANQARNTGIEQAEGEYIALLDDDDTWGSEKIARQVTEMEESADSVGVVYTGCEYDYGDYTRDVIFTAEGDVTKDLLLGESFGEFSTLMVAADIIPQAGLPDDRFPSWQDREWLIRLSLHSEFRVIPEVLTYRNCPEEADRISNNYAEKRDISYPLMVEKHRELAAGYGRRYERAFLASLLFILGQEALRSRAYSDARTQLLKSVYYWPFRTDRWLFALAALGGRFSYKPAKNAMKALNSIKTEAITK, via the coding sequence ATGCCAAATCCGCTCGTCAGCGTTGTCCTCCCGACATACAAACGACCGGACAGACTTCGGAGTGCAGCACGGAGTGTCGCGGATCAGACGTACCCAAACATTGAACTCATCGTCGTCGACGATCACTCCCCACAGCCGGCAGCCGATACACTTGCCGGAGAGTCGCTACGGGGTATCGAAGTCAACTGTGTCCGTCACGAAAAGAACAGAGGAGCAAATCAGGCAAGGAACACGGGAATTGAGCAGGCGGAAGGCGAGTACATCGCGTTGTTAGATGACGACGACACCTGGGGCTCGGAAAAGATTGCTCGACAGGTTACTGAGATGGAAGAGAGCGCTGACAGCGTTGGTGTAGTTTACACCGGCTGTGAGTACGATTACGGGGACTACACACGGGACGTTATATTCACGGCGGAAGGGGATGTTACCAAAGACCTCCTCCTGGGGGAGTCGTTCGGTGAATTCTCGACACTGATGGTTGCGGCCGATATCATCCCACAGGCCGGGCTTCCTGACGACCGGTTTCCCAGCTGGCAAGATAGAGAGTGGCTGATCCGACTCTCGCTACATAGCGAGTTTCGCGTGATCCCCGAAGTACTGACATATCGGAACTGCCCCGAAGAAGCGGACCGAATCAGCAATAACTACGCTGAGAAGCGGGATATCTCGTACCCGTTAATGGTGGAGAAACACCGAGAACTCGCTGCAGGGTACGGACGTCGGTACGAACGGGCCTTCCTCGCGTCACTGCTGTTCATTCTTGGCCAAGAAGCGTTACGTTCCAGAGCATACTCTGATGCGAGAACGCAACTGCTTAAATCAGTGTATTATTGGCCGTTTCGAACCGATAGGTGGCTGTTTGCACTCGCTGCACTCGGGGGCAGATTTAGCTACAAGCCGGCGAAAAACGCCATGAAGGCCCTCAACTCGATTAAAACTGAAGCAATTACGAAATGA
- a CDS encoding carbohydrate-binding domain-containing protein yields the protein MDVSRSGGDYSLTISTDSTTQSQSPYEGTVRAIPGRIQAQNFDIGGEGEAYHDTSGGNIYGSANRDTDVDIRPTEDESGKYNIGYFQAGEWLEYTTNVSPGTYDIRVRVASALSDGRLELSLGGRTLTTVTVPNTGDWTSWETVTVEDVEIESDQQSTLRVEALDSGVEFNWIEFERVDAQKPYNGTLATIPGRIEAQNYDTGGEGVSYSDTTAGNEYDTSYRDTDVDIRQTQDNSGEYNIGYFEDGEWLEYSADVSPGQYDLKVRVATTRDDRQLRFHLGDRELGTVDVPNTGGWTTWETAILEDVTIDADGQQVLRVEAIGSGIDFNWAEFEVTGNQPFDGVPTLPGRIQSQAYDLGGEGVSYHDTTAGSEYNIGYRDSDVDIRETQDNSGKYNVGYFEDGEWLEYTAEVPAGTYDIDVRVATTQDNRQLQFSLDGEQLGTVDVPNTGGWTTWETATLPDVTVQDGGEHVIRVKAVGSGIDFNWFEFLEAAETETPTETETQTETPTETETATESGTDDFGSEGYGMGGYGGTQ from the coding sequence ATGGACGTCAGTCGAAGCGGTGGCGATTACTCACTCACCATTTCGACGGATAGTACGACACAGTCCCAGTCACCGTACGAAGGGACAGTCAGGGCAATTCCCGGGCGTATTCAGGCCCAGAACTTCGACATCGGTGGCGAAGGCGAGGCGTACCACGACACGTCTGGCGGAAATATCTACGGTTCCGCTAACCGAGATACTGACGTTGATATCCGACCAACAGAGGACGAGTCAGGAAAGTACAATATCGGCTACTTTCAGGCCGGAGAGTGGCTCGAGTACACAACTAATGTCTCGCCGGGGACGTACGATATTAGGGTGCGAGTGGCGTCAGCACTCTCTGACGGGCGACTCGAACTGTCTCTTGGAGGGCGTACCCTCACAACCGTTACTGTCCCCAACACGGGCGACTGGACCTCGTGGGAGACAGTCACGGTAGAGGATGTCGAAATCGAGTCCGACCAGCAATCGACGCTTCGCGTCGAAGCACTGGATTCCGGTGTGGAATTCAATTGGATCGAGTTCGAGAGAGTCGATGCACAGAAACCGTACAATGGGACTCTAGCAACGATTCCCGGGCGTATCGAGGCACAAAACTACGACACGGGTGGCGAAGGAGTATCGTACTCCGATACGACCGCTGGGAACGAATACGACACCAGTTACCGTGACACCGATGTCGACATCCGACAGACCCAAGACAACTCCGGGGAGTACAACATCGGTTACTTCGAAGATGGTGAATGGCTCGAATACTCGGCTGATGTTTCGCCAGGCCAGTATGACCTAAAAGTCCGTGTCGCCACGACACGTGACGACAGACAGCTCCGGTTCCACTTGGGCGACCGAGAACTTGGAACGGTGGACGTGCCGAACACCGGCGGCTGGACGACCTGGGAGACGGCAATACTTGAGGACGTGACCATCGATGCCGATGGACAGCAAGTGCTCCGGGTCGAGGCTATCGGGTCCGGCATCGATTTCAACTGGGCCGAGTTCGAGGTTACAGGGAATCAGCCGTTCGACGGCGTCCCGACGCTTCCCGGCAGGATACAGTCACAAGCATACGACCTAGGCGGCGAGGGCGTGTCGTATCACGATACCACCGCCGGCAGTGAGTACAATATCGGTTATCGGGACTCAGACGTCGATATCCGGGAAACGCAGGACAATTCCGGGAAGTACAACGTTGGGTATTTCGAGGACGGCGAATGGCTCGAATACACCGCGGAGGTGCCGGCCGGAACATACGACATCGACGTTCGCGTCGCGACGACGCAAGACAACAGGCAACTGCAGTTCAGCCTCGACGGCGAGCAACTCGGGACAGTGGATGTACCGAACACCGGCGGCTGGACGACTTGGGAAACGGCAACGCTTCCTGACGTCACGGTCCAAGATGGTGGCGAGCACGTCATCCGGGTGAAAGCAGTTGGCTCCGGTATTGATTTCAACTGGTTTGAATTCCTCGAAGCGGCCGAGACGGAGACACCGACTGAAACTGAGACGCAAACCGAGACGCCGACTGAAACTGAGACAGCGACCGAGTCAGGTACTGACGACTTCGGCAGCGAAGGCTACGGAATGGGTGGGTACGGAGGTACCCAATAA
- a CDS encoding Gfo/Idh/MocA family protein, which translates to MTYTVAVIGTGADPDDPDTDGFAMAYRHASAYRRLDSCELTACADVVPENAKNFGEQWDLPDGNVYTDTEKMLTAVEPDIVSVCVPPHIHAPVVMMCAESGVMDAIHCEKPMATRWEDCQQMASACKRAGIQLTFNHQRRFGKPFRKAKSLLENGKIGSLERIELGGKNLFDYGSHLFDLCGYFTDQAMSKWVMAGIEYSEENVQFGAHNENQAIAQWRYTNGVNGLASTGDGGIVDCHMRLLGSDGMIEIGGEVPLRIRTGKNWTTVDTGGEDVHGPDETIFDAAKQKISARIPGVTVENARPETYIDRAIADTVDALDTGREPELSADNALQATELIFGCWESARRCGRVDFPLEIDDNPLESMVESGQVLTADNQ; encoded by the coding sequence ATGACTTACACTGTCGCAGTCATTGGGACTGGTGCAGATCCGGACGACCCGGATACCGACGGGTTCGCAATGGCATATAGACACGCAAGCGCGTACAGGCGGTTAGATTCGTGTGAACTTACCGCCTGTGCCGATGTCGTCCCGGAGAACGCGAAAAATTTCGGAGAACAATGGGATCTCCCGGACGGAAACGTCTACACGGACACCGAGAAGATGCTCACCGCTGTCGAGCCCGACATTGTCAGTGTCTGCGTTCCGCCCCATATCCACGCACCTGTCGTGATGATGTGTGCTGAGAGTGGGGTAATGGACGCGATCCACTGTGAAAAGCCGATGGCAACGAGATGGGAGGACTGTCAACAAATGGCATCGGCCTGTAAGCGGGCCGGGATCCAACTTACGTTCAACCACCAACGACGGTTCGGAAAGCCGTTCCGGAAAGCCAAGTCGCTGCTTGAAAACGGAAAAATAGGCTCGTTAGAGCGAATCGAACTCGGTGGAAAAAATCTATTTGATTACGGGTCGCACCTGTTTGACCTCTGTGGGTACTTCACTGACCAAGCAATGTCGAAATGGGTGATGGCTGGGATCGAATACAGCGAGGAAAACGTGCAGTTTGGGGCCCACAACGAGAATCAGGCCATCGCGCAGTGGCGGTATACGAACGGTGTCAACGGGCTCGCATCGACAGGGGACGGTGGCATTGTCGACTGTCATATGCGATTGCTGGGCTCAGACGGAATGATAGAAATAGGTGGTGAAGTTCCGCTACGGATCCGGACCGGGAAAAACTGGACAACGGTCGACACTGGTGGAGAGGACGTACATGGTCCCGACGAAACAATATTCGACGCTGCAAAACAGAAGATCAGCGCTCGTATACCGGGAGTCACTGTAGAAAACGCGAGACCTGAAACATATATCGACCGTGCCATAGCGGACACCGTCGACGCACTGGACACGGGCCGTGAACCTGAACTGTCAGCTGACAATGCTCTGCAGGCAACGGAGCTTATATTCGGGTGCTGGGAGTCGGCTCGGCGGTGCGGGCGAGTCGATTTCCCACTAGAGATCGACGACAACCCGCTGGAGTCGATGGTCGAAAGCGGCCAAGTACTCACTGCTGACAATCAATAA